In one Spirosoma rigui genomic region, the following are encoded:
- the rpoC gene encoding DNA-directed RNA polymerase subunit beta', with amino-acid sequence MSFKKNKKLNSDFATVTISLASPESILESSYGEVTQPETINYRTYKPEMGGLFCERIFGPVKDWECHCGKYKRIRYKGIICDRCGVEVTEKKVRRERMGHIELVVPVAHIWYFRSLPNKIGYLLGLSTKKLDQIIYYERYIVVQPGIKAEDGINQLDFLTEDEYLDIIDKLPGNNQHLDDKDPNKFIAKMGAESLEMLLSRVNLDELSYSLRHAAATDTSQQRKAEALKRLKVVEAFREANGRIENRPEWMIIKMVPVIPPELRPLVPLDGGRFATSDLNDLYRRVIIRNNRLKRLIEIKAPEVILRNEKRMLQEAVDSLFDNSRKVNAVRSEGNRALKSLSDMLKGKQGRFRQNLLGKRVDYSGRSVIVVGPELKLHECGLPKDMAAELFKPFVIRKLIERGIVKTVKSAKKIVDRKDPVIWDILENVLKGHPVLLNRAPTLHRLGIQAFQPKLIEGKAIQLHPLVCTAFNADFDGDQMAVHVPLGQEAVLEASLLMLASHNILNPANGAPITVPSQDMVLGLYYVTKGRKSIPEYPIAGEGMTFYGAEEVIIGINEGKVSKHANIKCRVKVRDEKGELVYKVIDTVAGRLLFNQAVPEEVGYINELLTKKKLQQIIALIFKISGGARTAQFLDEIKELGFQMAFKGGLSIGLSDVMIPDAKQGLVAEAQAEVQTVWDNYLMGLITENERYNQVIDIWTRVNSRLTETLMKQLEADQGGFNSIYMMMHSGARGSREQIRQLGGMRGLMAKPQKNLQGSVGEIIENPILSNFKEGLDVLEYFISTHGARKGLADTALKTADAGYLTRRLHDVAQDVIISEDDCGTLRGLQVSALKDNEDIVEPLSERILGRTTVHDIYDPLLKDENGKPVLIVASGDLITEEVAAHIDETAIETVEIRSVLTCESRQGVCAKCYGRNLASGRMVDIGEAVGVIASQSIGEPGTQLTLRTFHVGGTASNIAVDASIKAKFDGLIEFEEMRMVESEDNEGNPQTVVMGRSGEIRIVNPNDRNTVLISNNVPYGAFLRVKDGDMVKKGDDICAWDPYNAVILSELTGTLTFDAVEDGITYREEFDEQTGFQEKVIIETRDKAKNPAIVVSGTSTLLLHLDETGNGQLQKSYNLPVGSRLVVKEGQAIKAGQPLAKIPRNVGKTRDITGGLPRVTELFEARNPSNPAVVSEIDGVVTYGTIKRGNREIFIESKDGTKKKYLVPLSKFILVQDNDFVRAGAPLSDGAITPSDILAIKGPTAVQEYLVNEIQEVYRLQGVKINDKHIEAIVRQMMQKVEIIDSGDTNFLEGQVVDKWAFREENDKMLDAKVVMDAGDSENLKPGMIVTTRRLRDENSSLKRRDMALVTVRDAMAAVSQPTLMGITQSSLGTDSFISAASFQETTKVLSEASIRGKRDVLDGLKENVIVGHLIPAGTGLRRYQNVVIGSKEELETITESKEQFSRSKKKATV; translated from the coding sequence ATGTCGTTCAAAAAGAACAAGAAACTCAACAGCGACTTTGCCACTGTAACCATCAGTCTGGCATCGCCCGAGTCCATTCTGGAGAGTTCCTACGGCGAGGTGACGCAGCCGGAGACAATCAACTACCGGACCTACAAACCCGAGATGGGCGGCTTATTCTGCGAGCGCATCTTCGGACCCGTAAAGGACTGGGAGTGTCACTGTGGTAAATACAAGCGGATTCGCTACAAAGGCATTATCTGCGACCGCTGTGGAGTCGAGGTAACCGAGAAGAAAGTACGCCGGGAGCGGATGGGTCACATCGAGCTGGTGGTGCCCGTTGCACACATCTGGTATTTCCGCAGCCTGCCGAACAAAATCGGTTATCTGCTGGGCCTTTCGACCAAGAAACTCGACCAGATCATTTATTACGAGCGGTACATCGTTGTGCAGCCTGGTATAAAAGCCGAAGACGGCATTAACCAGTTAGACTTCCTGACGGAAGACGAGTACCTCGATATCATTGACAAACTGCCGGGTAATAACCAGCACCTAGACGATAAAGACCCGAACAAATTCATCGCCAAGATGGGGGCTGAATCGCTGGAGATGCTGCTGTCGCGCGTCAACCTCGACGAACTGTCCTACTCCCTGCGTCACGCAGCGGCTACCGATACGTCGCAGCAACGGAAGGCAGAAGCCCTCAAACGGCTGAAAGTAGTTGAAGCGTTCCGGGAAGCCAACGGCCGGATTGAGAACCGTCCCGAGTGGATGATCATCAAGATGGTACCGGTGATTCCACCCGAACTGCGTCCGCTCGTCCCTCTGGATGGTGGCCGGTTTGCAACCTCCGATTTGAATGACCTGTATCGTCGGGTTATCATCCGGAACAACCGTCTGAAGCGTCTGATCGAAATTAAAGCGCCGGAAGTAATTCTGCGCAATGAGAAGCGGATGCTGCAGGAAGCTGTCGATTCGCTGTTCGACAACTCGCGGAAAGTTAATGCCGTCCGTTCGGAAGGTAACCGCGCGCTGAAGTCGCTGTCCGATATGCTGAAGGGTAAGCAAGGCCGTTTCCGGCAGAACCTGCTCGGTAAGCGTGTCGATTACTCAGGTCGTTCGGTAATCGTGGTGGGTCCGGAGCTGAAACTGCACGAGTGCGGTTTGCCGAAGGATATGGCCGCTGAGCTGTTCAAGCCGTTCGTTATCCGGAAGCTCATTGAGCGGGGTATCGTGAAAACGGTGAAGTCGGCGAAGAAGATCGTTGACCGGAAAGATCCCGTTATCTGGGACATTTTGGAAAATGTATTGAAAGGCCACCCTGTACTGCTGAACCGGGCTCCAACGCTGCACCGTCTGGGTATTCAGGCGTTCCAGCCGAAGCTTATCGAAGGTAAAGCGATTCAGTTGCACCCACTCGTTTGTACCGCCTTCAACGCTGACTTTGACGGTGACCAGATGGCCGTTCACGTGCCGCTGGGTCAGGAAGCCGTTTTGGAAGCGTCGTTGCTGATGCTGGCGTCGCACAACATTCTGAACCCCGCCAACGGCGCGCCGATTACGGTACCGTCGCAGGACATGGTTCTTGGCTTGTACTACGTGACGAAGGGCCGCAAGAGCATTCCCGAATACCCGATTGCGGGCGAGGGCATGACGTTCTACGGTGCTGAAGAGGTAATCATCGGCATCAACGAAGGAAAAGTATCCAAGCACGCCAATATCAAATGCCGGGTGAAGGTCCGGGATGAGAAAGGCGAACTGGTTTATAAGGTTATCGATACCGTTGCGGGTCGGTTGTTATTCAACCAGGCCGTACCGGAAGAAGTTGGCTACATCAACGAACTGCTCACGAAGAAGAAGCTTCAGCAAATTATTGCGCTGATCTTCAAAATCTCGGGTGGTGCGCGGACGGCCCAATTCCTCGATGAGATCAAGGAGCTTGGTTTCCAGATGGCGTTCAAAGGTGGCTTGTCCATCGGTCTGAGCGACGTTATGATTCCAGATGCCAAACAGGGGCTGGTTGCTGAAGCGCAAGCTGAAGTACAGACTGTTTGGGATAACTACCTGATGGGTCTTATCACCGAAAACGAGCGGTACAACCAGGTTATCGACATCTGGACGCGGGTTAACTCGCGCCTGACCGAAACCCTGATGAAGCAGCTCGAAGCCGACCAGGGTGGTTTCAACTCAATCTATATGATGATGCACTCGGGTGCCCGTGGTTCCCGTGAGCAGATTCGTCAGCTGGGTGGTATGCGGGGTCTGATGGCCAAGCCGCAGAAAAACCTGCAGGGTTCGGTTGGTGAGATCATTGAAAACCCGATTCTGTCGAACTTCAAAGAAGGTCTCGACGTATTGGAGTACTTTATCTCGACACACGGTGCCCGGAAAGGTCTGGCCGATACAGCGCTGAAAACGGCTGATGCCGGTTACCTGACCCGTCGTCTGCACGACGTAGCGCAGGATGTTATCATCAGTGAAGATGATTGCGGTACCCTTCGTGGTCTGCAGGTGTCAGCGCTGAAAGACAACGAGGACATCGTTGAGCCGCTGTCGGAGCGTATCCTGGGCCGTACAACGGTGCACGATATCTACGATCCGCTGCTGAAGGATGAAAACGGCAAACCTGTTCTGATCGTAGCGTCGGGCGACCTGATCACCGAAGAAGTAGCGGCTCACATTGATGAGACGGCAATCGAAACGGTTGAGATTCGTTCGGTACTGACCTGCGAATCGCGGCAGGGCGTTTGCGCCAAATGCTACGGTCGCAACCTGGCTTCGGGCCGAATGGTCGACATCGGTGAAGCTGTGGGTGTAATTGCCTCGCAGTCGATTGGTGAGCCAGGTACGCAGTTGACCCTGCGCACATTCCACGTGGGTGGTACGGCTTCCAACATTGCTGTTGATGCCTCGATCAAAGCGAAATTCGACGGACTTATCGAGTTCGAAGAAATGCGGATGGTAGAGTCGGAAGACAACGAAGGAAATCCACAGACGGTCGTTATGGGCCGTTCGGGCGAGATCCGGATTGTGAATCCGAACGACCGTAATACCGTACTCATCAGCAATAACGTACCATACGGCGCGTTCCTGCGGGTGAAAGATGGCGATATGGTGAAGAAGGGCGACGACATTTGCGCGTGGGACCCCTACAACGCCGTTATCCTGTCTGAACTGACGGGTACCCTGACGTTCGACGCTGTGGAAGATGGTATCACCTATCGTGAAGAGTTCGACGAACAGACGGGCTTCCAGGAGAAGGTGATTATCGAAACCCGCGATAAGGCGAAGAACCCGGCTATCGTGGTTAGTGGAACCAGCACGCTGCTGCTCCACCTCGACGAAACCGGTAATGGTCAGTTGCAGAAGAGCTATAACCTGCCCGTTGGCTCACGTCTGGTGGTGAAAGAAGGACAAGCGATTAAAGCCGGTCAGCCGTTGGCGAAGATTCCGCGTAACGTGGGTAAAACCCGCGACATTACGGGTGGTCTGCCACGGGTAACGGAATTGTTCGAAGCCCGGAACCCATCGAACCCAGCCGTAGTCAGTGAAATTGATGGTGTGGTAACCTACGGTACCATCAAACGTGGTAACCGCGAAATCTTCATTGAGTCGAAAGACGGTACCAAGAAGAAGTACCTCGTTCCGCTGTCGAAGTTCATCCTGGTTCAGGATAATGACTTCGTACGGGCTGGCGCTCCGCTGTCTGACGGTGCCATTACGCCAAGCGACATTCTGGCCATCAAAGGTCCGACGGCCGTTCAGGAGTACCTGGTAAATGAAATTCAGGAAGTATACCGCCTGCAGGGTGTGAAGATCAACGATAAGCACATCGAAGCCATCGTTCGGCAGATGATGCAGAAAGTTGAAATCATCGACTCGGGTGACACCAACTTCCTCGAAGGTCAGGTCGTTGACAAGTGGGCGTTCCGCGAAGAGAACGATAAGATGCTGGACGCCAAAGTGGTGATGGATGCCGGTGATTCAGAGAACCTGAAGCCTGGTATGATCGTGACGACCCGTCGTCTGCGTGATGAGAACTCCAGCCTGAAACGTCGTGATATGGCCCTAGTGACCGTTCGTGACGCTATGGCAGCCGTTTCTCAGCCAACGCTGATGGGTATCACTCAATCATCGCTTGGTACCGATAGCTTTATCTCGGCGGCTTCCTTCCAGGAAACGACGAAGGTCTTGAGCGAAGCCTCGATCCGGGGTAAGCGCGACGTTCTCGACGGACTGAAAGAGAACGTTATCGTTGGTCACCTTATCCCAGCCGGTACCGGACTACGTCGTTACCAAAACGTGGTCATCGGCTCGAAAGAGGAACTGGAAACGATTACCGAATCGAAAGAGCAATTCTCCCGCAGCAAGAAAAAAGCTACGGTATAA